The DNA sequence CGTCGACGTCGGCTCGGACAAGGTCAAGGACACCGCCGTCGCCCTCGGCGTCCCGGCGAAGACGCCGGACCTGACCGCGTCCCCGTCGATCGCGCTCGGCCCGTCCACGGCGTCCGTCCTGGACATGACCGAGGCGTACGCCACGCTCGCCAACCACGGCAAGCACGGCACGTACACGCTCGTCGACAAGATCAGCAAGGACGGGCAGGACATCGCGCTTCCGCAGCGGAAGACGAAGACGGCGGTGAGCCGCGAGGCCGCCGACACGACGACGTCGATCCTGCAGAGCGTGGTGCAGTCCGGCACCGGCCGCGAGGCGCTGAACGCGGGCCGTCCGGCTGCGGGCAAGACCGGTACGGCGGAGAACGACAAGGCGGCCTGGTTCGCGGGCTACACCCCCGACCTCGCCACCGTGGTCGCGGTGATGGGCCAGGACCCGGTCACGGCGGCGCAGACGCCGCTGTACGGGGCGCTCGGCGAGGCCCGCATCAACGGCGGCGGCTACCCGGCGAAGGTGTGGGCGCAGTTCACCAGGGACGCCCTGGAGGGCAAGCCCGCCAAGGAGTTCGAGCTCCAGCTGGAGCCGGGCTCGGAGGAGCCGGTCGCGCCGGATCCCGCGCAGTCGGCCCAGGAGCCGGACGAGGACGCGGACACCGGCGGCGGTGACGGTGACGACGGCGGTCAGGCCGACGGTGGTGCCGCGGACGGCGGCCAGCAGGGCGGCCAGAACGGTGGCCAGCAGGGCGGCCAGCAAGGCGGCCAGCAGGGCGGCGGCGACCAGGACGGCCAGAACCAGGGCCAGAACCAGGGCGGCGCTGCCGACGGCGGCGCGGCCGACGGGGGCGGCGCCGCGGATGGCGGCGGGGCCGACGGCGGGGCCGCGGACGGCGGCGGGGACCAGGGCGGGGCCGCCCAGGGGGCCCTTGGTGAGCTCACCGTGGGGCCCAGTGGGCGGGCCCGCTCCGATTGACAGTGCCGGTGCGTGGGGGCTGGGCGCGCCCACGCGGCGGAGCCGCACATAGACACGGCCCCGCGCCCCTCCCGGTTAGTGACCGCTGGTCGCCTTCAGGCCCACCACCGCGACCAGCAGCAGACACACGAAGAAGATCCGGGCCGCGGTGGTCGGTTCGCCGAGGGCGACCATGCCGACCACCGCGGCGCCCGCGGCGCCGATGCCGACCCACACGCCGTAGGCCGTGCCGATGGGGAGCGTCTTGGCCGCGTACGACAGCAGGATCATGCTCGCGACGATGCCCGCGCCGGTGAACACACTCGGCCACAGACGGGTGAACCCCTCGGTGAACTTCATGCCGATCGACCAGCCGACTTCGAGCAGACCGGCGACGATGAGCAGGACCCAGGCCATGACGGCACCTCCGAGAACGAGACTTCAAGGGGTGCGTCGTCTTTGCGGGGCCCGGTACGGCGCGTCTCGTCGGGGTCCCTCCACGGTAGCAAAGGGCAGACAAAAGGGCTGGTGACACTGGTCACCAGCCCTGAAAGCCCCGGTTACAGATAGAGCCCCGTCGAGTCCTCCGAGCCCTCGAAGCGGTCCGCGGCCACCGCGTGCAGGTCGCGCTCGCGCATCAGCACGTACGCGGTGCCCCGCACC is a window from the Streptomyces spectabilis genome containing:
- a CDS encoding DMT family transporter, whose amino-acid sequence is MAWVLLIVAGLLEVGWSIGMKFTEGFTRLWPSVFTGAGIVASMILLSYAAKTLPIGTAYGVWVGIGAAGAAVVGMVALGEPTTAARIFFVCLLLVAVVGLKATSGH